The following nucleotide sequence is from Verrucomicrobiota bacterium.
GGCAACGGCCCGATCAATGCCTTCGCTCGGATCGGTTGCATCGGTTCGGGCGATGACAAAAATACTGCGTCTGGATTCCACCACGGTTGTGAGTTTCGTTAAATATTCCTGGATCGGAAGAATTTCTTTCCCTTCAAAGTGGCCGCATCGCCGTGGCCGTTTTTGATCTTCCATCATGACTGCAGACAGTCCATTGGCCTCCAGATTGCGAACCGTATTGGCGGCGACAACCTGATCACCAAATCCATCGTCGACATCGACTAGAATTTGCGTGTTCGGAATAGCATGTCTCACCTTCGTTGCCCAATCGGTCATGTCCCGCCAGTTTACATAGCCAACGTCTGGCAACCCATAAGCGCTGGCGGCATAACTGTAACCACTGCAGAAAACGCCTTCGAAGGATTTTGAAGCGATCAGGGCTGAAAATACATCGTAAATACCAATGAGCGGTAATATGCGATTTTCACCAATGCGGCGACGGAACTCGTCCCCGGCATTTGGACCGGTCAGGCAGATAGTCGTTGTGAAATCGTTTTCGGGCATGGCTTTTTCGCTGTAAATCAAAGCACTTGTGGCTCTCTTCTGACGCAGATGAGTGCTTTCACAGATCTTTTTTTGTTATTTTAAAGCCCATTAGCATTTTTTTAAGTAAATGAAATCGCAGCCAATGTCGACCGCCCTCTCCGATGTCAACTGCCTGCCAGGCTATCAGCTTAAACGCAGCGTTCCCGCAGAGTTGGGCTTCTTCTCGGATGTCGCGACTTCACCAATGATTTGATTAACGGTTCAGCCAGCTATCGCTTTGCGAATAAGGTTCAGGCCAATCAGCAAAAAGAAAATCAATACCAGCTTCTTAAATCGATCAGGGTTCAGTTTTCTTCGTATGATTTCGCCGATTGAAAATCCGGCGATGGTTGGGATTATCATGCCCGCCGACACCATCGCAACCGGTCCGGTCATCAATCCGTTTTGCCAGAAACCTACGGACAGCGGAATGCTGCCAATCAGAAAAAGAAATCCAGTGGCGCGAACAAATTCATCTTTATCCGTATTTCTGGCGATCAGGTAGGCTGCGATAGGGGGTGACCAGATAGCTGTAAAACCGCCCATAACCCCGGCTATCAGACCACCTATAAGTTGGCTTGGTCGGTCAACTTTTTCAGGTATCGATGGCGGTGTTGAGATGAGATTCATCAGCGAAAAAAGGATAATAACGACACCGACGAATGCGACCAGGACATCCGCAGCAACCCGGGCTGTGTAGAAGGTTGTGACCAGCAGGGATATGGCCAATACGAACGCAAAGATCCAGTATTTGATCACGGTGTTCTTAATTTCACCGGCGCGAAACATTTGCCAAATGTTTGAGAACATAATCGGAAACACCACAAGGGAAATTGCCAGCCTTGGGTCGATGAATTGTGTCATCAATCCAACCGCCGCGATGGGCAGGCCGACGCCAAGAGTGCCTTTGATTACGCCAGCTGCAAGAAACGCCAAGGTTGCGATAATGATCCAGGTTTCTATCGGGGTTCCCTTATTTTGAAGTTGAGGTTTTCAGGGTGATAATGAAGCAGCAATCTCTGCCTTCGTTGATCTTTTTATGGATTGAGATCAGACTAATGCGTCAACGCATAGGTTATAATATTGATGCCCATGGGGTAGGACATCTTTTCAGAGAAGCGCAAAAAGTAATCGTGGTTTTCGCCTTCGCGTTCCCAGCCGTCGCCCAGGTCGTTGTTGTGGCAGAGTAGGGCCATCATGCGACCATGGTCGTCGAAATAAGCCCAGAAGTGCGGAGCCTCGTCACCTCCGGAACTTCCGTGACGGTGTTCATATAAATAGCCTTCGCGCCAGGTACGAATATCCACGACTTGCGGCAGCTTCTTCAAATCGTAGACGTTATGGAAAATGGGATGATCGATGGTCAGTTCGATCGGTTCACGGTCCGGGAAAACGCCACGCATTTCCAACATGACATTATCGATGGATTCCGGGGACCAGAAGTCATCCATCATCACAAAACCTCCATTGAGCAGGTAGTTTCTCATCCCGATTTGTTCTTCTTCATCGAGGACAATTTTTCCGACTCCGGCCATATAACAGAACGGGTGGTTGACCAGCTCGGGGTCAGAAAATCGCATGACCTTACTCTCCATTGCAACCTCGAGGGAGGTCATTTCCTGGAGTCGGAACGAGAAGTTCCAATCACCGTCGGGGAAATCATTATCCCAACGACTCCACCAACCAAAGGAGCCATAGGAATCATATTGAATCCGGACGAAAGTAAAAACGTCATGCTCAAATCCCGGTTTAATTTCCCAGACAGGAAACTCGCTGCGTAATGGCCTGGGTCGACTGCGACCTCCACCTCGATAATCCTCCTGGTCTGATCTCTCGTAGCGAGACCTGCGGTCATCCCCTTCACCACGTCCACCGTATTGTGCGACGGCAAGGCTCGCAGCCAGGCAAGCAAGGATGAATACGGAAAGGGTAACTTTGGGCATGTTGGGTCTCCTGCCTTTATATTGTCAGGAAGCCGGTTAAGAAGTGCAACTGGAAATCTTACTCAATTGTTGTTGGTCTCGAACGGATGCTCTGATTATTTCTTTTTACCGAGATTGGTCCGTTTGTTCCAATCGCTATGTTTTTTCTCCAGCTCTGCAACTTTGTTTGGCATAGCCGCCGCGAGGTTGTTTAGTTCGGTGCCGTCTTCAGTGATGTTGTAAAGCTCCCATGGTTTTTTATTTTCAGAAACCAGCTTCCAATCTCCGACTCGCACTGCTTTTCCTTTGCTATGTTCCCAAAAGAGTTCTTGTTGTGGCTGCCAGTTTTCGGGAGCGCCGTTCAGGACTGAAAGGAAAGATTTTCCTTCAAAAGGAAGGAGGCCAACTCGTGAGTGTGGGTTGGCTCCGGCGGCATCGAGCAGGGTAGGCATTAGATCGTTGACGTGAGTGAGTTCGTGACTGATTCCACCAGCCAGGTTTTCGCCCAAACCATTTGGCCAGGACATGATCAAGGGCGAACGGGTACCACCCTCATGATCGTGTTGTTTGTAAAGGCGGAAAGGTGTGTTGGAAACATTGGCCCATCCGTAGCCATAAGATTGCCAAGTGGACTGGTCGCCAGGCATGATGTGTGGTAAGTTTCCAGGTCTGATGGGTCTATTGAGTCCGTCAGTAGTAAACGGTTTTGTCCAGGAACCCGTGCGATCCGGTGTGTATTCTACGTGGCAACCGCCATTGTCCTGTTGGTAAATGATAATGGTATTTTCCCATTCTCCGGATTCCTTCAACTGCTGAACAATGCGACCAATGTTGCGATCCATGCAGGTGATCTGTGCCGCATATACTTCCATGCGTCTTTCCTGCCACGCCTTGTGTTCTTCGTCTTCCCAGGCGGGAACTTCCTCATTGCGGGGAGAGAGCTTCCAGGACGGATTTACTACTCCCAGTTCTTTCATCCGCGCGTGGCGCGTTTCGCGCAACTTATCCCAGCCCGCTGAGAAACGTCCTTTGTAGTGCTCGATGTCTTCGGGTTTTGCATGCAAGGGCCAGTGGGCCGCATTGTAAGCGACGTATAAAAAGAAGGGAGTATCCTTGTCGTGTTCTTTGAGAAATTTCAGGGAGTAATCGGTGATAGAATCCGTTTGGTAATAGTCGGGGTTGTTTTTCCATTCGTTTGTCCGGTCTTCGCCATTTTCGTTGAGATCGGCCGGTGCAAAAAAGTCGGTTGTACCCCAGTAGGTCGCGTAGGAGCGATCAAATCCGCGTTTGTGGGGTGCGCTTGGCCCATGAGGTTGCCCCGGATCAGACAAATGCCATTTGCCGGTCATGTACGATTTGTAGCCTGCTTCTTTTAAAGCTTCTGGTAGAAGAAGTGCGTTTGCCCGCAGGCCTCCGTCCGCTCCTCCGGTTTGTAAAGCAGTGTTGGGATAAAGGCTGGTCAACAAACTGGCACGTGTGGGCCAACACATATTGTGCACGTAGTAGTTTGTGAAACGTACGCCGTTGCTTGCCAATTTATCGAGGTTCGGTGTTTCAATTTCTCCACCGTAACATCCAAGATCCGAATAGCCCATATCGTCTGCGATCACCAAAACGATATTAGGTGGGCCTTGTTTGACTAAAGATTCGTTCTGAGCGGAGTAACCGAAGGTAAAGATGAGGAAGCAAAGACTGAAAAGGAGAAAGAATTTATTCATTCAGGTAGTTTTAGGTTTTGGTAAAAGGAAAAACAACCACAGATAAACGCAGATGAACACGGATTCAGTTTATGGATAAATTGCGTAGAAAGATTATTCGTGTCTATCTGCGTTTAAGAATAAGGGTATGATTTGCGGTAGCTTTACCTGCTCTGAGTCTCGACAACCGCTTTATATTTTTCACGCGTTTCATTCAGAGAAATGGAATAGGCAGCTGTTTTTTGGCGAAAGGTTTCGAGCAGTTTTGTGTCCCCCATGTCCTTAATGAGGTTGTTCATTTCACCTGGGTCAGTGGCCAGGTCGAACAGCATTTCGAACTCCGGTTTCCGATCTGCAAAATCGACGTCCGACTCCTTATACTTATTAACGCCGTCAAACATGCGGATGTATTTCCAGTTGCCGATCCGAATTCCTTCCTGGAATGGGTTGTCTCGTCCGGTGTAAAGGATCTCTAGAAAGAGTTCATCTCTCCACGGTACTTCTTCGTCGTGGACAAGAGGACGCAGGCTTTGGCCGTCCATGAATTCAAGGGCTTCCACCCCAGCGTAATCCAGGATGGTCTTTGTAAAGTCGAGACTCGAAACCAGTTTTTCGACTTGCCGGCCACGTTTCGACTTGGGCAGCCTGGAATCATACACAAAGCAAGGGATCTTTGAGGTTAGATCATACAGCAGCGACTTACCACCCATTCCATATTCCCCCATGAGCAGGCCGTGGTCGCTTCCGTAAACAATCACGGTGTTGTCCATTAATCCACGTCTTTCGAGGTCGTTTAAAAACTCGCCCATGATGTGATCCAGACCCGTTATAGTTTGGTAGTATCGGACATGGTGTTCCAGGTTCCGGGCGCGAGTATAGTTGTATTGGTAGGTGCTGGTTCTACGGCCAGCATCCTGATCCATGATGAATTTTGGAATAAAGCGGTAGGGGTCGGTTTCTGTTTCTTCCGGAATCTGGATGTCGATATCGCGATACAGCTTGTCATAGATGAGTGTCCCCTGAAGGGCTGGATTCTCATTCGCAGGTCGGGCCATCATTCTCCAATCTTCATAACCTTCGTACATGCTGGTCGTCTGGGAACCATGCGGCACATTAAAACTGACCGACAGGCAAAAGGGGTTTTCTTCTGGAAGGCTATCGAGAAATGCTCCCAAAGCTTCCCCCATGATAGGAGTGATGATATCCTCTTTTGCATGGTGGTAGGGTGTCGTACTTGGACTGTCGTAATTCTTCGGTAGAAACTTGGTCCAGCCATCGTGACCCCACCAGTAGTCAAACTTCTCGGCCGCCTGCCCTTTAAATGTGTAATATTCGATACCGATTTTCCCAACAAAACCTGTGTAGTAGCCGGCTTTGCGTAAGAGGGCAGGATAGGATCGCTCCCACTGCTCTTCGGTCAACTGATAGGAAGAAGTAAAGCCGACTCCATGGACACGCTCATGCATCCCGGTAAGTATCGATACGCGACTCGGTGAGCAAACCGGCTCGGCAGTGTAGGTATTGCTGAACCGGACAGACTCGCTAAGGAGCCGATCGAAATTGGGTGTTATGACAAATGGATGCCCCATCGCTCCAAAGGTATTGTCGCGCTGGTCATCGGTCAGGAGAAAGATGATATTGGGGCGGGATGGGCTCTCGTCTCGATCGACTGCTTTTTCAGCCGGTTTACAACTCCATGTCAGAATTGAAATACTTAGAATCAGGGGAATATTTAGGAATTTCATTTGTAGATTAATGCATTCTCACAAGAAATAATGGGTAAAGTGCTCTTGCGAATAACTGGTTCTACTAATCACCAGCAGTCACCTCAATTTCAATAACCAATTCAGGAAGGATAAGACGTTCCACGCCCAACAACGATTGAGGAGGTCGAATTCCTGCGTCTGAAATCCACATGGAATACACGTCATAATTTGCAAGAAATCCATCAATGTCCGTCGTAAAGAAACGGAGACTCAGGATGTTCTTTCGATCCATGTTAGCCTTGTTGAGAACGGCCTCCACGTTTGCCAGTGCGAATTCCATCTGTCCTCGAATGTCATTCGGAGCTACTACAGATACGCCCATTTCCGATTGCGGATCCGGTCTTAGCGAGACTTGGCCTGAGCAGATTAGATGGCGCGAAATGTTGGTTACAATTTCTGCCTGGTTCATGCTGAATTGCAGGCCCCAATCCCAAGGATTTATAGATTTACGATTCATGTAGCTGGTTTATATTTAGGATACTCTAATGTCAAAGACTGGTGCAGGAAACTGTTTGTCCGATTTCTCTATTGTTTCTCATAGGAAAAATTCAGGGCAGGCTTACCGCCCGATTTTCGGCTATACCTCAAGGTGTAGGGATGAACGCCTTTCTCCAGGAGAATCTTCCCGCTTGTTTCCCGTATTCCGTTTATGACCGATTCATTGTCTACCACCACCGCATCGTGAAGGCGGAATATCGCACCTGAATCGGAGTCAACAGTGATGGTGTATTCTCCTGATTCATTGATTTTCAGGTAGCCCGTAAATTCAACGGCGATGTCCTTGTCCCGGGTCCGTACACCCAGGTCTACTTTCGTGGAAGTTCCTGTCTTCGATGGTTTGAGATCCACTGTCTGTGGGACCCATGGAAAGCTGCCTTCATAAACGCTCCACTTGACCTGGTCGTCAAAGTTGCCCACTGCGATTCCAGGGACCATCGCGTCATCGTAAGGGCGAGGCGCACTTTCATTGGATCTTCGGATTTGAAGTACGCGATCTTTCATCCGTTGACCCAGGGATTCGAAGTAGTCGTTTGTGTTCGCGAGGTTATGAATTTCCCGTGGGTCTTTACTCAGGTCGTAGATCTCGAACTGGTCTTCATGGCTTTTAATGTCTACCCTTATGCCTTTGAATCCATCTATGAAAACTACCTGTTGCTGCTTGCGAGGTCTGTTCCGGTAATGAGGAGAAAACTCCGGATAGGACGGCGTGTCCTGGCTGTTGAAATACTCTACGTAGATGGTGCTTTCCTGAACGGTTCCTTGTCCGGTTAAAAAAGGGAGAAGAGAAACTCCATCTGAAATGGCCGGGGCTGGAAGACCTGAAATATTGGCCAGGGTCGGAAGCCAGTCGTGGAACTGGGAAGGTGTTTGGTTTATCGCTCCCGACGGGACCTGCCCCGGCCAGCGAACGAGTGTGGGCATGCGTATTCCGCCTTCCGATACGTCTCGTTTTATTCCTTGAAAAGGTCCGTATGACCCAAAGGAGTTTGGCGCGTATTCCAGCCCTTCGAGATAACTTTCTTCGTGAGGCCCGTTATCGCTTGAAAAGATAACTATCGTCTCACGGTCGATGTTCAGGTCCTTGAGCGTCTGAACCAGATCAGCAATGCTTGAGTCGATCCGTCGGACCATTGTCGCAAAACGTTTTTCAACTTCTGTCCACATTTGGTCTGCGTAATCCGGGTGTATCCAGGAATCGATAGGTTCGCCGGCGGTGTTGATCATATGGCCGGGTTTACCGATCCACTGGATGCCTCCTTTCAAGCCGCCGCCTTCGGGGTAGGCGGTAGAGGGTGTATGCAAGGCTGCGTGAGGTGTGCTGTGAGCGAGGTAAAGAAAGAAGGGTTGAATCGGGTTGTTTTCACGGTGCTCAACGATCCAGTTTTTAGCAAAAGCAGTAAAGAGATCTGTGGTATAACAACCCTTTAGTTCGTCGAGAAGTTTTTGCCGGTTATGAAAAACCGGCTTGGGTGTGCGGTGCAAATCGGAATCTCCGCGTTCATAGGCATGTGCCGGGTATTGGGCGTGCCCATCCCGGTGTTTTACATAACCAAAAAACTCATCAAACCCTCGCTCGGTGGGATAGGCGATCCACTCATCTAAATCATATTTTTCCCTGTCACCTCCGGGTAGTCCGTATTTACCGACCATGGCAGTTCGATAGCCTGCGGTTTTTAGAACCGTCCCGAGGGTGTGGGAGTCGGCGAGGTCTTTGTCGAATTGATTGTCACGAATCGGTTCGTGTCCCTGATGTCGGCCGGATAGTAGTGACGCCCTTGAAGGCGCACAAACCGGAGCTGGGCAATAATGTTGTCTGAGTTGCATGCCTTCAGCGGCAAACTTATCAAGCATCGGCGTGGCATGTTTGCGGTTTTGATCCCTTGAGTTCTGGTAAAATACACCCAGATCGCCCCACCCTAAATCATCGACCAATACAAAAATGATGTTCGGTTTGTTTATTTCCGCCTGCCCGTTGCTTGTGCAAAAAAGACCTAACAAAATGGCGACTGTTGCGAGGATTCGAGTGTTGATACGTGTCATCGGGAAATTTCTAAAGATAGATGAGCTGATAAGATATCGCTTCCTCACCGAGGCCAATGAAATAAGATGGAAATTTCAAAGAATTCCCTGGATAGGGGGAGGAACTACTTTTTTGAAATCAAAATAATCCGCATGATTTGTGAATCCATGTAACCCAGGTAATCGTATCAGTTTCTACAATGATCAACGGCCAAAACCAATGGCTTTTTTACGGTCCGAATGCGTTTAAACATTCTTAGCTATCCATACGATGAAAACCAAAATTAACTCATTTCTAATTTCCACCTTGGCATGCGCTTGGCTATTTGCGTCAGCAAATGCAGCGAATCATGCGGATAAAGAAGAAACACCAGCGGAAGCCTCGCGTGAAATCCTCTATGTGGAATATCGAGAAAATCATAACGATTTCCATGTTCGCGGATTCGACTCGATGGACAATGAGCTGGACCGCTTTCATTACTTTAAAAGCAATTTCAAGGATGCCTTTGAGAAACAGGATTGGTCGGTAGATATCGAGGTATCACGGTTCCCGATTAATGCTCCGGAAGGAGCAAAGGTCCTACGAATTACCTATTTGGGTCTCAAATCGAGTAATTCCATTGAGATTGAGCTCCGTCTGTGGGCCAATCTGAAAGCAGGCGAGAAGGAATCTGATTTCGGTGTTGTCCAGGTTCGGCATGTCCCGAGTCCCATTCTGTCTTTAAGTTCAATTGATCGGGATCTGGATAAGATTTACACCGAAGCGGCAGCTAAGGTTGTCGAGGAACTCAATAAAACACTTTTTGCTAGAAAGTAGCTAAAACCTACAGTCAAGTGAAGGAGGCCTGTGAAGAGAGGAGCTTCGCAGGCCTTTTCATTTTGTCTCAAGCATTCAATAATTGAATACAAACTCTTGAAATAAAAGTGGGTAGGGCAATTGCGTCCTCGCAATGCCGTGTATTGCCTGGGTGATCGGTGGCGGAGCGAGGACGCTCTCGCCCTACCTATTTGTCTACTTATACGGCAATAATCGGATTCGTGAATGTAATGGGTCTTCGTATAAAAGTTTGCGCTCCTTCGGTTGGCATCTTCCTAGATTTGTCTTGAAACAGCTAGCCCCCTGTTCGTTATAAGAAGGCGGCTGT
It contains:
- a CDS encoding isocitrate lyase/PEP mutase family protein; its protein translation is MPENDFTTTICLTGPNAGDEFRRRIGENRILPLIGIYDVFSALIASKSFEGVFCSGYSYAASAYGLPDVGYVNWRDMTDWATKVRHAIPNTQILVDVDDGFGDQVVAANTVRNLEANGLSAVMMEDQKRPRRCGHFEGKEILPIQEYLTKLTTVVESRRSIFVIARTDATDPSEGIDRAVAYAESGADGVMVEAIKDLDTIAKLRSQISVPIMVNQLHGGKSPDWRFDELEDAGASIVIYSTPCLFAAQYGIEKYLQEMVEKRGLPQQGTVSMDDCAKVLNREPTQIPDLVMR
- a CDS encoding sulfite exporter TauE/SafE family protein, which gives rise to MAFLAAGVIKGTLGVGLPIAAVGLMTQFIDPRLAISLVVFPIMFSNIWQMFRAGEIKNTVIKYWIFAFVLAISLLVTTFYTARVAADVLVAFVGVVIILFSLMNLISTPPSIPEKVDRPSQLIGGLIAGVMGGFTAIWSPPIAAYLIARNTDKDEFVRATGFLFLIGSIPLSVGFWQNGLMTGPVAMVSAGMIIPTIAGFSIGEIIRRKLNPDRFKKLVLIFFLLIGLNLIRKAIAG
- a CDS encoding DUF4159 domain-containing protein; this encodes MPKVTLSVFILACLAASLAVAQYGGRGEGDDRRSRYERSDQEDYRGGGRSRPRPLRSEFPVWEIKPGFEHDVFTFVRIQYDSYGSFGWWSRWDNDFPDGDWNFSFRLQEMTSLEVAMESKVMRFSDPELVNHPFCYMAGVGKIVLDEEEQIGMRNYLLNGGFVMMDDFWSPESIDNVMLEMRGVFPDREPIELTIDHPIFHNVYDLKKLPQVVDIRTWREGYLYEHRHGSSGGDEAPHFWAYFDDHGRMMALLCHNNDLGDGWEREGENHDYFLRFSEKMSYPMGINIITYALTH
- a CDS encoding arylsulfatase, with protein sequence MNKFFLLFSLCFLIFTFGYSAQNESLVKQGPPNIVLVIADDMGYSDLGCYGGEIETPNLDKLASNGVRFTNYYVHNMCWPTRASLLTSLYPNTALQTGGADGGLRANALLLPEALKEAGYKSYMTGKWHLSDPGQPHGPSAPHKRGFDRSYATYWGTTDFFAPADLNENGEDRTNEWKNNPDYYQTDSITDYSLKFLKEHDKDTPFFLYVAYNAAHWPLHAKPEDIEHYKGRFSAGWDKLRETRHARMKELGVVNPSWKLSPRNEEVPAWEDEEHKAWQERRMEVYAAQITCMDRNIGRIVQQLKESGEWENTIIIYQQDNGGCHVEYTPDRTGSWTKPFTTDGLNRPIRPGNLPHIMPGDQSTWQSYGYGWANVSNTPFRLYKQHDHEGGTRSPLIMSWPNGLGENLAGGISHELTHVNDLMPTLLDAAGANPHSRVGLLPFEGKSFLSVLNGAPENWQPQQELFWEHSKGKAVRVGDWKLVSENKKPWELYNITEDGTELNNLAAAMPNKVAELEKKHSDWNKRTNLGKKK
- a CDS encoding sulfatase-like hydrolase/transferase — translated: MKFLNIPLILSISILTWSCKPAEKAVDRDESPSRPNIIFLLTDDQRDNTFGAMGHPFVITPNFDRLLSESVRFSNTYTAEPVCSPSRVSILTGMHERVHGVGFTSSYQLTEEQWERSYPALLRKAGYYTGFVGKIGIEYYTFKGQAAEKFDYWWGHDGWTKFLPKNYDSPSTTPYHHAKEDIITPIMGEALGAFLDSLPEENPFCLSVSFNVPHGSQTTSMYEGYEDWRMMARPANENPALQGTLIYDKLYRDIDIQIPEETETDPYRFIPKFIMDQDAGRRTSTYQYNYTRARNLEHHVRYYQTITGLDHIMGEFLNDLERRGLMDNTVIVYGSDHGLLMGEYGMGGKSLLYDLTSKIPCFVYDSRLPKSKRGRQVEKLVSSLDFTKTILDYAGVEALEFMDGQSLRPLVHDEEVPWRDELFLEILYTGRDNPFQEGIRIGNWKYIRMFDGVNKYKESDVDFADRKPEFEMLFDLATDPGEMNNLIKDMGDTKLLETFRQKTAAYSISLNETREKYKAVVETQSR
- a CDS encoding RidA family protein, which gives rise to MNRKSINPWDWGLQFSMNQAEIVTNISRHLICSGQVSLRPDPQSEMGVSVVAPNDIRGQMEFALANVEAVLNKANMDRKNILSLRFFTTDIDGFLANYDVYSMWISDAGIRPPQSLLGVERLILPELVIEIEVTAGD
- a CDS encoding sulfatase-like hydrolase/transferase gives rise to the protein MTRINTRILATVAILLGLFCTSNGQAEINKPNIIFVLVDDLGWGDLGVFYQNSRDQNRKHATPMLDKFAAEGMQLRQHYCPAPVCAPSRASLLSGRHQGHEPIRDNQFDKDLADSHTLGTVLKTAGYRTAMVGKYGLPGGDREKYDLDEWIAYPTERGFDEFFGYVKHRDGHAQYPAHAYERGDSDLHRTPKPVFHNRQKLLDELKGCYTTDLFTAFAKNWIVEHRENNPIQPFFLYLAHSTPHAALHTPSTAYPEGGGLKGGIQWIGKPGHMINTAGEPIDSWIHPDYADQMWTEVEKRFATMVRRIDSSIADLVQTLKDLNIDRETIVIFSSDNGPHEESYLEGLEYAPNSFGSYGPFQGIKRDVSEGGIRMPTLVRWPGQVPSGAINQTPSQFHDWLPTLANISGLPAPAISDGVSLLPFLTGQGTVQESTIYVEYFNSQDTPSYPEFSPHYRNRPRKQQQVVFIDGFKGIRVDIKSHEDQFEIYDLSKDPREIHNLANTNDYFESLGQRMKDRVLQIRRSNESAPRPYDDAMVPGIAVGNFDDQVKWSVYEGSFPWVPQTVDLKPSKTGTSTKVDLGVRTRDKDIAVEFTGYLKINESGEYTITVDSDSGAIFRLHDAVVVDNESVINGIRETSGKILLEKGVHPYTLRYSRKSGGKPALNFSYEKQ